From a region of the Nitrospira sp. genome:
- a CDS encoding (2Fe-2S) ferredoxin domain-containing protein produces MPPFQRHIFVCTNQRPKDDPRGCCANLGSEKLHAHFKNETKRLNIKGLVRANKAGCLDHCELGPSVVVYPEGVWYWVGTEADVTEIMERHVMKGEIVTRLLMPDHPIPEQLAPLKRL; encoded by the coding sequence ATGCCACCTTTTCAACGACATATCTTCGTCTGTACCAACCAGCGTCCGAAGGACGATCCGCGTGGTTGTTGCGCAAATTTGGGCTCGGAAAAACTTCATGCGCACTTCAAGAACGAAACCAAGCGATTGAATATCAAAGGTCTCGTTCGTGCCAATAAGGCCGGCTGCCTCGACCATTGCGAACTCGGCCCTAGTGTGGTGGTCTATCCCGAGGGAGTGTGGTACTGGGTCGGTACAGAAGCAGATGTCACAGAAATCATGGAACGGCATGTCATGAAGGGGGAAATCGTAACCCGATTGCTCATGCCTGATCACCCGATTCCAGAACAGTTGGCACCACTTAAGAGACTCTAG